The following is a genomic window from Capricornis sumatraensis isolate serow.1 unplaced genomic scaffold, serow.2 scaffold3, whole genome shotgun sequence.
ctgaaccgGAAGATGTTCtgtgtcttcactccctcgggagaccgggaaggcacctgtggcctccgtgaacagggtgAACTTCCTGTCTCAAAGTTTTAtcggctttctatgtaaaccaagaactatcagcctctttctctcctctattttcttatctacaatattctttccttatttctctctAAATCATCCGCCGATGccttttttccttcaggttcccctggatactgcaggggctggaccctggcagtttcctttaggattgattggtttgatctccttacagtccaagggactctcaagagtcttccccaacaccacaattcgaaagcatcaattcttccacactcaaccttctttatggtccatgtctgacatctgtacatgactgctgggaaaaccaaagctttgactatatggaactttgtcagcaaagggatgtGTTTCAATAAATTACCACTGTTGTTGAAGTTCTCTAAAccacccatttctttttttttttaatttattttttcactgaaggataattgccttacagaattttgttgctttctttcaAACCTTAACATCAATCAgccatagttatacatatatcccctcccttttggacctccctcccatctccctcctcatctcacccctctaggttgatacagagcccctgtttgagctaACCTCCTGTTTGAAGAAGCCACCCATTTCTTCACTGGAAGGAACTGAGATGAGcatatttctgttctgttttgttttttggagttTTATCTGTTTCCTTTCAGTTCTAAATCTCcaagatttaaaataatcatttgacCCTTTCACATAATTGCATCTTctctaatattaaaaataatatatctttaGTAAGCAGGACTCTAAGTCAGGGATAATAACTGACTTAGTATTACTGAGCACTTCCTGTATTCCAGATACTGTGCAAAGGGCTTACATACAAGTCACATGTATTGTCATAAAAAACTATTATAATACCCACTTTAATAAGTACTGGTTAAAATTTTGAGAAGTAAATTATCTAAGAGCACACTGCTAATGAGTGGCAAAGCTTGGTAGGTCTGACCCCATGGCATATGCTCTTAATCCTCCCTTAACAGAGTGCAGCATGTTTAGGCAGAGGGAAAAGTAGGCAGCAtcccagtcacacccacaacctCAGTCAATGGGACAGCGGGTGGTGGGGGTCTGGAGCTAAGCGGGCCAATCAAAGAAATCCTAAATTGGGTTGCGAGTCTGGGCCGTTATACTTCCCCTGCCTGGGAAGAAAAACGCTTCATGGGAAAATGGCTTTACCCATTCTTGGTTACTGACGGCCTGTTTCAGTCCTGAAGAGACCTAGGCTGTGCAACACAGCATCTACCCCAGGATACAACAGGCCTCCTGAAGACAGAGCTCTGAGCACTCAAGGGACAGATCCCATTTCTATCCATTTGATATGACTTTTCTGTCATGATACTTTACAAAGGACGTGGGTGTCAAATACATGGGATAGTTAGATGAATGGGTTGAGGGATTTCCTAAAGCAGATGGCACCTGGCCTGTTAGGCACGAGAATCAGTCTGATCACAGCCATGAGAAGCGACAGCGTCCCCTTAGCACAGTCCTGCATAGAAAGTGCCTTCAACGAGAGCGAGTAGTGCCCTTGTGCAAATTTTAAAAGGCTCTCTTAAGCGAAAGCTTAATTTCGTGGATTACCCCCATCCGTGCACACCTCTGCATCCCCGTAGGGGCGGGAGGCGGCCGACCCTGGCAGCAAAACCAACTGCTGTGCCTCGTCTCTTCTAAACCTCCGACTCTTGGCTTCCCGTCCTCAAACAGGAATCGCGCTGCATTTGGAGTTCCCCATTTCCCGCGTACATACAGCTGTTATCAAAAGACGCTGGGGCTGGGACGAGAAAGAGGTCTAAACTTCAGGCGCAACAGAGTTAAAGCGGCGCCAGTGAATACAGCGCATAGTAAAGATTTCAGGGCCGGCGCGCCTGCAAACTCCCCGAGTGCGCATGCTCTTGGATGGGGCTCGGGTGCTGGGCGGGGCTGAGGTTGCTAGGCGACGTCTCAAGGCCTCGCGTCAGCCTAGGCTGGCTGGCGGACCAGCTACTGGCCTGACGCCTAGCTCTCACGATCCTCACTCCATCTGAGCAGCCAATGGCCGCGCTTCCAGTGCCGCGTTCGCTCGAGTCACACGATGCCGGCAGCTCCGTAGGCCAATCACGGCTCTCAGAAGGCGGGGCGGAGCCCACGCAAGCCAATAACGCCGGAGGAGCCCGTCGACTCTCGAGTGGTAGCGCCTAGCGCACCTCTGGAGGCGGCGGCTGCAGACTGGGTGGCGCGCAAGGTGAGGGACTGGGGTGGAGGGTCCTCGGTTGGCTCCCGCGTACAGAGGCCGGGACGGACGGCCTGGCGGCAGGTATTGGTGAAAACGAGTGAAATCTCTTAATGTCGGAACCAGGCAGTGGTCACAGCACAGAGTGACAGAGTGACCAGAGTTCTACAAAAGGAAGAAGCAAGATCTGTTTGTATGCGCGGCGGGGCGCGCGGGTGGGAAGGGCGTCCTGGAAGGGTTCTAAAGGGTGAATAGCAACTGGGCAGAGGGCTATACCGGCAAGAGATGCTGTTTCGTGGCCAGAGAGGCCCGAAGCGGAGGACAGTCAGAGACCTTGGTGTATCAGTACGGAGTGTGGGGGCGAAAAGCTGAGAGTATAGGAGAGCAGAGGCCCAGGTGTTTCATCTGTGGGGAGGCGCTCCCTGAAACTTTAAAGGTCTGCAGAAGGGCTGAACTCTGTCTGCTGTTTGCATGAATGCTGGCGTCGTGTTTTAGAGGGAGGGTTTACGAAGGGCACACTTGGAGGTGCCCGGCGTCCGGGCCGGGCAAAGGCCAACAGGCACTGCTGGCAGGTCTCAGAGACAGGGAAACTTCAAAGTTTCTAGGGGGGGATCCACAGACaactacatttcttttttttctgagtctGTAGCAGACCTCAAGTCAATCCAATTGTGCaaggatgaaaaagagaaaattcactcgttatttcccctctcctctcttccttaatacctattttttgcttttgttcagttgGCAGTAGTGTATCCTTTTCCCTCCCTTAAATCTAGAGAGTAAACTCCTGAATGTTAATTAAACCAGTTGTTTCTAAATTGGGAAGTGTTTGAAGACTTAATCCAGGCAGCAGAGATAGAGATCTGGAAAATTCTGTCCTAGATGACTAAGTAGATAGTGGCATCAGTTCACCAAGTTAAGTAGGTAGGGAGGGAGTATGTGGGAAGGGTTGCAAGGAGTAGTGGCCGAATTTGGGGACATGTTGACTTTGCCACGCCTCCAGACTGCCTAAATTGGAGATGGCCAGTATACTTTGGATAATCAGAACCTGGggttttagagagagagagaagatatcAGGATATTCTCACAACAGGGAACAGATATGATCACTCCTGACACTGTAGAATAGTTGGAAGGAGTAAATCAAGCATCTCTGGGACACTGTTCAGCCTCAATTCTTGAGCCTTTCTCAAAAGCTGTACCACAGACATACGAAATGGGAAAATGCCGTATCCTTTCTTAGCTCCTGGTTGAGTCTCTAGAACTGTTATTTCTTCTGCTCAAAACCACCCATCGACCCCATCCCGGCCACTTTACTCTCTTTTAATCTAGTTAAATTAGATTTAACTGCCTCCCCTCCACACTCCAGGTTTGAGTTTACATGCTTCTTTTGCTAGTATCTGTTCCCTGGGCCTCTGTGTTTTATATTTCCAACCTTTTATTGTTCTTATCACAGATGTTGTGACAGTGTTGTTACTTCTTTGTATTCCTCCCTAGATTTTGTGATTTGaataaatcatatttatttatcaAGGGTGAGAACAGCAGGAAGCACAGTGGCTGCAAATAGTACCACATGTTAAATCAGAGTGAATACGTGTGAATCCCAAGAAGCGAGAAAGGCGGGTATATCAAGGTGAGAAGTATCAAATTTTCCATAAGGGCCAGATAAAATAAACTCCGAAATATTTTTGTTGGATCTGGCAGCTGGGAAACAGTGATTTTATTAAGAGTAAATTTAGTGCATTGATTAGAATACAAAACTGATTTTAATTGCTAGAGAATGgatgtgaaatctgaaaatgaagacagcctataTGGAATACTCTTTCAGGAGGCTTGGGTGAACTTTGAGAATTATTCCTCTTACTATACCATTTATTGTGTGCTTTATTATTTAGGATCACAGTATGATATAATGGATGAGAGCACAGACTCCTCCACTTAGTGTTTTTGTAATTTGGGAAAATTAAtctttctaaacctcagtttttatctgtaaaatgaaaataataaaagtgcCTACCTTGAAGCTATGGTAAGGAGTAAAGTCTATAATATAGAGAGAGCATGTGACACTGTTAGAAGTTACTGGTGTATATAAAGCGCTTAATAATTGTTAGCTTCTTTTAGCTTATGTGTCACCTCAACATAAGTACTTCACATGTATCATTTCTTGGACTCTTTAGAAGAACTATATTGTTATTCcttattttttcagctttattgaggttcTGTTAGCAAAATGTACATTGTGGTTTGATATACATGTACatcatgaaaagattctcatcatctagttattgttattatttatattttgcaaataataaaactgaggcttagagaagttacTTAACTTGCTCAAGGTCGCACAGCTAGTAAAGTGGTGTTGATTCAACATTATTAGATTTGGAATCTGCccgcaatggaggagacccaggtttgatccctgggttgggaagatcccctagagaagggaataattgcccactccagggttcttgcttagagaattccatggacagaggagcctggcacgctacagtccatggggtcacaaagagtcagacacgactgagagactaacgctTTCACAGTTTCATGTATTATGCATTCAAGACATAcctaactttattttatttttttatatttctaggcTATGCAGTTCATCTGTGAGTTTTTTCAAATTGTCACAAATCTCCCCAAGTTTTTCCAatttgttctttgaaaaaaaactaAGTCTAAGTGGACCTGCCTGCACAGTTCAAAGCTGTGTTATTGAAGGGTTGGCCATAGTTGAGTGGGTTATGGGGTGGTGCTCTAAGACAAAGGAgcattttaaacaatattaagaATGCTTTTGaggtttaatatttttttttagagtGGCCCATCATAATTTATAAATGAGGGACATCAGTGAACATTTTTAGGAAAGTGACATTCTTTATAAGTTTCTGTTTTTTGATTTGGTGACCTATTAAGCTTATTTATAAGTGAACATActcatgaaaaaattaaaattataagaggtataaaatggaaagtaaattttttctcctcttcatAACCCCTCCTTACCATGTATGCATAGGCATTTTCTATTTGTGTGTTTCtcctatgtatatatgtgtaaagtGCATAGATAAAGACATAACCTTTTCACAAAAACATAGGTAAGGCTCTTCCTATACATTCTGCAACTTGCTATTTCACTTAGATGTCTTTCTATGTAGAATATGTAGATCTTCCTCCTCAGTCTTTGGAAGGACCTGATagaatttatttaattcatttcttgTTGATGGCCCTAACATCTtgctgtatttttctttgtttttgctattgtgagcaatgcttccTTCAGTCTTAATGTGCTCATCTTTGTGTACTTAAGTGAGAAAATTGCTGGCTCAAAAGGTGTATTCGTTTTGAATTGTAATAAATACTgtggtttttttccttaaagaatgAACTAATCCTCCCATCAACAATGTACAGTGATGCCGGTTTCCCCAAAGTGTTACTGTTAGGCGCTCTGTGAAACTAAGTTTTTGTTTTAGGATGCATTTCCTATTTGAGTCAAACTGAGCTGTTTATTTGCTtagtatttgtatttatttttctgtgaatagTCTGTCATTTTTCTATTGGGTTTTTAGGCTTTTTCTAAAGCACTCATTGTAGCCCTTTGTCATAattcttggaaatattttttccagtttgttgtttgATCTTTGACTTTATTGTTGTCTTTTTATTCccaattataaatatttagtatttatgTAGTCATATTTGGCAGACTTTTTCTAAATAGGTTCTTAAGTGATACTTTTAAACCCAGCTATTGCTCTTTGAAATTACAAGTTTTTCCTGGGAGACCACACTGATAAGTCTCCTTAAAGATGGCTTGAAATTTCTTATCCACTATTTTTTAGATGTTTCTTTTGAACGTTAACATGTGGCTTTTAAATCCTATCTACAAATGGAGGTGGTGATGACATCCTGTAGACTGGTGTTTTTAATCATGGGTTTAGGACCTGAGAGACTGGCACTCctttagcaatttaaaaattaatcagaagCATTTTAAAACCTGTTATctcataattttgttgtttagctagcttatttacttatttatttatatttacagaaTAATAAGGCTGTCTGCAAAGATTTGAAAAATGGCAACAAATGAAAGTATCAGCATCTTTAGTTCAGCATCCTTGGCTGTGGAATATGTAGATTCACTTTTGCCTGAGAATCCTCTGCAGgaaccatttaaaaatgcttgGAACTATATGTTGAATAATTATACAAAGTTCCAGATTGCAACGTGGGGATCTCTCATCGTTCATGAGGTCCTTTATTTCTTGTTCTGTTTACCTGGATTTTTGTTTCAATTTATACCTTACATGAAAAAGTACAAAATTCAAAAGGTGAGTATAATGGACTTGCACTGGAGTATTATCATTAGTcttgttgaatatttttaaaggaaatataatttGTAACTGAAAATAGACTGTACATCAGGGCTGTCCAACAGACATGTAATGAAGCCACATACATAATTTCCTactagaatatattaaaaataacaaaagggGGGGAATAATGTTCACAATGTATTTAGTTTAATCCAGTAAAtctcaattatatttcagtaggtaatcaaaattaaaaagtatttaatgGGATATATTGTGTTCTTATTCTTACAATAAGTGTTCAAAGTTTAGCGTATATTTTACACTAATTTCAGCTCATCTTAGTTAAGACTAAGTGTATTTAAAATGTTCAGTAGCCACATTTCTAGTTGCTACCATATTACACAGCACAACCCTAGATCATTACTGATAAGGTTTCAGAAAGAATTTGTTGAATTGTGCCTTCAATAGATGTGATGTTTATCTAATTTGAGTTtataagttttaattaaaaaaattttttattgagtgatagttgatatacaataaatTAGTTTCAGATGTTAGTTTCAATGCTGAATCACAGCACTGTGATTCGGAATTTTTGTACATTATGCTCCACCTTACATTATTAggaaatactggctatattccctatgctATCCTTgttttgctgtgcttagtcactcactcgtgtacaactctttgcaaccccatggactgtagcctttgaggctcctctgtccatgagtattctccaggcaagaatactgggatgggttgccatgccctctttcaggggatcctcccaacccagggatcaaacccaggtcttccatattacaggtggatcctttaccatctgagccactggggaagctaaCAAGGGAAATAACAAGTAACAGGGAAGTAACAAGGAAGTAAGAGCCTTGTTACTtaactattttatatgtagtagtttgtacttcttttttttttaatctcctaccTCTATCTCACTGCTTCCGTCTTACTCCCTGCTGGTTGTAATAAcctctagtttgttctctatatctgaatCTATGTCTTGTTTTATTCATTCGTTCGGGTTTTTTTCTCACATCTAAGTGATAACatacatatttgtctttctctgacttatttcacttagtataatacctTCCAGGTCTATCCACGTTGTTGCCCtggcaaaatttccttctttgtaatggctgagtagtctattgtgtgtatataccccGTCTTCTTccaccattcatctgttgatggacacttagattgcttccatatcttggccattgtaaagaATGCTGGTGTGAATGTATGGTGTgcttgtatcttttctaattagttttttttgttttttttcagttatatacccaggagtggaattaatGGGTCAtaagataattctatttttagtcttttgaggaacctccatactctccACAGTgtctgcaccagtttacatttgtGCCAACTGTGTACcgaggttcccttttcttcacatcctcaccaacatttgtatttgtagtcttttttgataatagccattctgacaggtgtgaggtgatatctcattgggatttttatttgcatttccttaatgatttgtgatgttgagtattttttcatgtgtgtattgaccatctgtatgtctttgggaaaatgtctgttcaagtcttaTGCTCATTTTTATATCAAATTATATGAGCCCTAATCATATGTTTTAGATATTAATCCCTAATCAGTCTTGCAAATTAAAtaacttgcaaatattttgtcctGTTCAGTAGTTGCCTGTGGTGTCAggagtttcctttgctatgagaAACATACTTTAAagtttaggtcccatttgctcgtttttgcttttgtttcctttgctctaGGAGACAGATCTAAAAAGGTATTATTGTGATGTGTTgtcttctatgagttttatggtGTTCCCATACAAATactaaaattatttgttccagttctaaAAAAAATGCCagtggtattttgatagggattgtattgactCTACAGATTACCTTGGGTAGTGtggtcattttaataataattcaaTTCAATAGAACAGttcttccaatctaagaacaTGATGTATCTTTCCGTTTGTGTTATCCATTTGTGtttctttcatctgtgtcttAAGAGTTTTTTGAGTACAGATCATTtatctctttaggtaggtttattactAGGTATGGTATTCTTTTTGCTgaaatggtaaatgggattgtttccttaatttcattgttagtgtataaaaatCTATTGATCGagctttatatattaattttgtatccaacaactttaccaaattcattggtaaactctagtagttttctggtggtgttTTTAGGAtttttcatgtcatctgcagacagtgacagttttacttcttcctttccaatttggattccttttgtttctttttcttgtcctaTTGTTGTGTctaagacttccaatactatgttgaataaaagtgggcatccttatcttattcctgatcttagaggaaatgttttcaggttCTCACCGTTGACTGTGTTAGCTGTGGACTTATCAtctgtggcctttattatgttgagatatgctCCCTTTGTACTCACTTTATGGAGAAGTTTTATCATATATAAATTGTAATTTTTGAATTAGCTAGAAGGGAATCTTATTCCTTCATGAATATTATTTTGCAATTTACTACAATCCTTAATGTCTCAACTCTTCAGTGTTGTTAATATGCTAAGACTTTGATCAAGagtgttaaaattttgtttttattctaaatataGCATGGTTTTTCTGCAGCATTCATGTCATCTTCCAAAAAATGATGATGTTCCTAACTTCTCAGTATTTGCTTCAGTACACTAAGTGTTTCTTGAGAGCTTGCGTACATGGTACATCTTCTCAGGTTTAATCATAGGGAAAATAATGAACTCTTGTAACTAAAGAGTTTGACACAGTTCTCAGGAAGGAGTCTGTACCATattgttaaagaaagaaagaatttatcaACACTTAGTAAACCTATAATAGTTTCTAATGCTTACTATTAGCTTTTTTCAAAAAGTCATGCCAAACTCAGACTCGGGCACACAGTCTTGATGTAAAGTAGGCCTTTTGGGAATGTTCATCTAAAGGTTGCACTCATTGAGTTCATGTCTGGTGGCAGTCAGCACACATCCTCTGTAATCAGTCTCTTCACTTTGTAGCCTCTCCTGGTGAGTCTCACTTTAAGCAACTATTAACATTGATCATTTTTGGGGATACTGCATGGGGCCAGCTGCTTGTGGACTCCAGGTCAAAGGAGGGAAGAACAAAGAGTAAAGGGAGAAGGAATTAAAAGGGCTGTGGCCTAAAGGAGAGTATCCTGTTACTGTAAATAAAGGACACAATATTTCCAAAATGCTTTTTATAAAAAGGCCTGCTTTGAAAGGCAGAATTGTGTTTGAGTGTCTTAAGTTCTCATGTATGTTTGGAATTCTGAGTGCAGTGGGTCACCCACTGCATTATTTATGGGGCTGATTGGTTGGTTGTATGACTGTCCAGGCCAAACTATCCCTCTCTGCCTTCTGCCCTCTACAGTTGACTCACTGGTCAGAGGTGGTAACTTTTTCAGAGTGAAAAGCCTGTTTCAGTTAAGATTTTATGAAGACTCCAGAGAAAAATGTGACAAAAGAAAGGACAAGCAATAATCTAGTTTACAACTAGCTACTTATAAACAGAGATCGAAAGCCTTCAAGTCTGTGCTTAGCATGTGTTTCTTGAGTTTCACAACCATTAAAGTCCCTGCTTTGAGATTTTTTGATAATAAAATTAACTGAAGATTAATCAATACAAGTTTTCACAATATAAAGGGATTTAAAAACAAGCCAATAAGTCAGTATAAGTTAATTACAGATTTGTGCATTTTGAAGGCAGATACCCTGAAACACTGACACTGATGGAGCAACACCAAAAATTCTGCTTTGAAATAGAATAGACAGTTAATGTACATGCTTGCTAGGGGGAAGGGTGATACTCACTTCTgtgaaagtaaagaaatagaccttgcaggattttttttttttttctttatgtcataCATCTTAATAATTCTCTAGGAATTTTCCTCAAAGatttatacattaaaaacattCTTTCTGAAATCTGTGACCCTCATAAATAGTAAatcgtgatttttttttaagttataactgatttctttttctgttaatttctaCAGCTACATCAGTGTTAGATTCTAGCCAAGATATCACTAGTTAGTTAAACATAGTTCTTTGGAGAAAAGAGTGGCTTTTCCCACCCAAGCCagaatctttcatttattttgtctcCAGTCACAGACTGGAAGTTCAGAGGAGCAAGGTCAGATCATGCTCAGAGCAGAAATAGACAATTATAAAGTGATCTTGCCTAATTCCTTCATTTTATTGTTGAGACTGAGATGTGAGCTTCACAGAGACCCTGAGGTTAGAACCAACTCTGACTGATTACCAGTTGAACTCTTCCTTTTTTGTCAGGGAAGGAAGCTCTTCTAAAGAATTTCAGGAACAATACTGGAACCCTAGATTTTATTTTAGTTAGTCCCAAGTTCTGCTAATAACTGCCTATGTGTTCCTGGGCAAGATGGTTGACCTCTGGGCCTCTGCTGAGGTCAGTGGTTTCCATTGCAGATTTCTGAATTTAGGGGTAAGGGCATTTAAAAGAGCAAaaactatttattatttactatttttttgtAAAACCAAAAGCACTTCTTAACTAAGTACAGCCCTTTGAATTGAATACATATTCACTTTTCTTTATGGCTTGCTGAGCAAGTTGATAATCCTGATGGGGTTTTGTGAACATTTCTCCGCATTGATCATTTGCTCATTTGATTTTAATCTGTGAACTTCATCTGTGGCCAGTAGCTCTCCATTCTTTGGGAACCATGGGACACATTTATTTGTTTCTGGAGTTCTTTCAGCTCAGAGTTTCTAATTCTGTCAATGTGTATGAAGAAAAATGCACTGATTTCTGGGAGTGAAAACCACTGAATGGTGTTGCCTGCCTGTATAGTAAGGCTTTCAGTGCTGTGTGTATAGCTCCCTCAGCAATCGGGAGAACTCAGCTGTGATTGTAGCATGACACATGTCTTCATCTCTGGAATTCCTGATAAAAGTAAATGATCCGTGGGCAGCAAAAACAGGACTTACTTATTCTGTAGTGTTGCTTTGGTTTGCTCTGTAGTGTTGCTTAAAGATCATTTGGACCATTATGCCTGAACCTGAGTTTtgacaatttcttcatctgtttataGTAGTGATAATAGTTGTCAAGAATTTAGAATGTTGGAGGTGAGTGTTACAGTTCCTGGGCCTTAGTTACTGTAACTTAGCAATTATAATACAGAATCTACATAACATAGGATTAATTAAATAACAAATTTCAGGTTCCATATAGACATTagagaaaaagctaaaaatttacttttagttTTCAGGTGAAACTTCTGATAGCAGAGGCTAAtactaaatgttttaatttttttctccatagGATAAACCAGAAACATGGGAAAACCAATGGAAATGTTTTAAAGTGCTTCTCTTTAATCACTTTTGTATCCAGCTTCCGTTGATTTGTGGAACTTATTATTTTACAGAGTATTTCAGTATTCCCTATGATTGGGAAACAATGCCAAGATGGTATGTAGATAAAGATTTGATTTTTATACTCAATTATGgtttatcattcaattaaaatatCTTTAGTATTACGTTCTTTCTTCATTTGGTTAATGTTCTTAACttggaagtaaataaaatatagaaaactatagtAGAAACTTAAAATGTTCCCATTTTTATGtgtttctatattttaatatctttattggAGAGTGAGTTTCTTACATTAGAAGTTTCTTATAACAGAAGTTATACGATTATGTATAGGGTACAGAGGCTTAtaccaagaaaaaatatattttaagtctaaaatgaaaaaaatgagtgtaaagtttataaaaatgttgtccatatagacacacacatatatatatatatataatctgagCATAAGTATTTATGTTCAAATAATTTTTGTATTCTAGCTTTTTGTTCTGAGTAAACCTGAATAGATGTACAATATATAGATATGTGCTTATCCTATTACTGTATATGCAACATATAAGAGAATTTGTGTATTTGTtcctatataaataaaatatttttgcccATTGCACTTACATGCTTCTCTTTGGCAGAAGAAAGTGATTTTACTGTTAAGAGTAGTAAGTCCTTTATCAGTGTTGCTCTTTGCCTAGAAATTTTGAGTTTTGTTTCTTAGCTCTGATTTtataacttattatttttttaatttaattagaatTGGTATGGTGGTCAGCCTCTTTAACCCTTCTTCAGGTGGTATCATATATCTAGCTTGTATCTGTATGTATTGTTTTGATAATTTTTTGATCAATATAACCAGTTAAATCAAGATAGTATTTGATTTTATGCAGTGTCCAGCAGTGATCCTAGGTAAAAGTCTAGATTGTTTTAGTAAGTTATTTTATCCTCATTACGGTATTTTCATCTTAAAGGTACATGCTTTTGGCAAGATGTTTTGGCTGTGCAGTGATCGAGGATACTTGGCACTATTTCTTACATAGGCTTTTACatcacaaaaaaatatataaat
Proteins encoded in this region:
- the LOC138072336 gene encoding methylsterol monooxygenase 1; translation: MATNESISIFSSASLAVEYVDSLLPENPLQEPFKNAWNYMLNNYTKFQIATWGSLIVHEVLYFLFCLPGFLFQFIPYMKKYKIQKDKPETWENQWKCFKVLLFNHFCIQLPLICGTYYFTEYFSIPYDWETMPRWYMLLARCFGCAVIEDTWHYFLHRLLHHKKIYKYIHKIHHEFQAPFGMEAEYAHPLETIILGTGFFIGIMLLCDHVILLWAWVTVRLIETIDVHSGYDIPLNPLNLIPFYAGSRHHDFHHMNFIGNYASTFTWWDRIFGTDSQFNAYNEKMKKVEKKTE